The following are encoded together in the Ovis canadensis isolate MfBH-ARS-UI-01 breed Bighorn chromosome 2, ARS-UI_OviCan_v2, whole genome shotgun sequence genome:
- the GALE gene encoding UDP-glucose 4-epimerase isoform X2, whose amino-acid sequence MAEKVLVTGGAGYIGSHTVLELLEAGYSPMVIDNFHNAIRGGGSMPESLRRVQELTGRSVEFEEMDILDQAALQRLFKKHSFMAVIHFAGLKAVGESVQKPLDYYRVNLTGTIQLLEMMRAHGVKNLVFSSSATVYGNPQYLPLDEAHPTGGCTNPYGKSKFFIEEMIRDLCQADKAWNAVLLRYFNPIGAHASGCIGEDPQGIPNNLMPYVSQVAIGRREVLNVFGNDYDTEDGTGVRDYIHVVDLAKGHIAALRKLKEQCGCRIYNLGTGTGYSVLQMVQAMEKASGKKIPYKVVARREGDVAACYANPSLALKELGWSAALGLDRMCEDLWRWQKQNPSGFGTQA is encoded by the exons ATGGCCGAGAAGGTGCTGGTAACAGGTGGGGCTGGCTACATTGGCAGCCACACCGTCCTGGAGCTGCTGGAGGCGGGCTATTCGCCCATGGTCATTGACAACTTCCATAACGCCATTCGTG GAGGGGGCTCCATGCCTGAGAGCCTACGGCGGGTTCAGGAGCTGACAGGCCGCTCTGTGGAGTTTGAGGAGATGGACATCTTGGACCAGGCAGCTCTACAACGTCTCTTTAAGAAG CACAGCTTCATGGCAGTCATCCACTTTGCGGGGCTCAAGGCTGTGGGTGAGTCAGTGCAGAAGCCCCTGGATTATTACAGAGTCAACCTGACAGGAACCATCCAGCTTCTGGAG ATGATGAGGGCCCATGGGGTGAAGAACCTGGTGTTCAGCAGCTCGGCCACCGTGTACGGGAACCCCCAATACCTGCCCCTGGACGAGGCCCACCCCACAGGTGGCTGTACCAACCCCTATGGCAAGTCCAAGTTCTTCATCGAGGAAATGATCCGGGACCTGTGCCAGGCGGACAAG GCCTGGAACGCAGTGCTGCTGCGGTATTTCAACCCCATAGGCGCCCATGCCTCAGGCTGCATCGGCGAGGATCCGCAGGGCATCCCCAATAACCTCATGCCCTACGTCTCCCAg GTGGCGATTGGGCGACGGGAGGTACTGAATGTCTTTGGCAATGACTATGACACAGAGGATGGCACAG GCGTCCGGGATTACATCCACGTCGTGGATCTGGCCAAGGGCCACATTGCAGCCTTGAGGAAGCTGAAGGAGCAGTGTGGCTGCCGG ATCTACAACCTGGGCACGGGAACAGGCTATTCGGTGCTACAGATGGTCCAGGCCATGGAGAAGGCCTCCGGGAAGAAG ATCCCATACAAGGTGGTGGCCCGGCGTGAAGGCGACGTGGCTGCCTGTTATGCCAACCCCAGCCTGGCCCTCAAGGAGCTGGGCTGGTCAGCAGCCCTAGGGCTGGACAGGATGT GTGAAGATCTATGGCGCTGGCAGAAGCAGAATCCTTCAGGCTTTGGCACGCAGGCCTGA
- the GALE gene encoding UDP-glucose 4-epimerase isoform X1: MAEKVLVTGGAGYIGSHTVLELLEAGYSPMVIDNFHNAIRGGGSMPESLRRVQELTGRSVEFEEMDILDQAALQRLFKKHSFMAVIHFAGLKAVGESVQKPLDYYRVNLTGTIQLLEMMRAHGVKNLVFSSSATVYGNPQYLPLDEAHPTGGCTNPYGKSKFFIEEMIRDLCQADKAWNAVLLRYFNPIGAHASGCIGEDPQGIPNNLMPYVSQVAIGRREVLNVFGNDYDTEDGTGVRDYIHVVDLAKGHIAALRKLKEQCGCRIYNLGTGTGYSVLQMVQAMEKASGKKVKIYGAGRSRILQALARRPETLASHEPEKGEKQLPALQPLAGTQGPQRLHYLGPQLGPLSPPGTRPRSRVTRYRVCVPQGPGTHVGHQGWVASAGP; the protein is encoded by the exons ATGGCCGAGAAGGTGCTGGTAACAGGTGGGGCTGGCTACATTGGCAGCCACACCGTCCTGGAGCTGCTGGAGGCGGGCTATTCGCCCATGGTCATTGACAACTTCCATAACGCCATTCGTG GAGGGGGCTCCATGCCTGAGAGCCTACGGCGGGTTCAGGAGCTGACAGGCCGCTCTGTGGAGTTTGAGGAGATGGACATCTTGGACCAGGCAGCTCTACAACGTCTCTTTAAGAAG CACAGCTTCATGGCAGTCATCCACTTTGCGGGGCTCAAGGCTGTGGGTGAGTCAGTGCAGAAGCCCCTGGATTATTACAGAGTCAACCTGACAGGAACCATCCAGCTTCTGGAG ATGATGAGGGCCCATGGGGTGAAGAACCTGGTGTTCAGCAGCTCGGCCACCGTGTACGGGAACCCCCAATACCTGCCCCTGGACGAGGCCCACCCCACAGGTGGCTGTACCAACCCCTATGGCAAGTCCAAGTTCTTCATCGAGGAAATGATCCGGGACCTGTGCCAGGCGGACAAG GCCTGGAACGCAGTGCTGCTGCGGTATTTCAACCCCATAGGCGCCCATGCCTCAGGCTGCATCGGCGAGGATCCGCAGGGCATCCCCAATAACCTCATGCCCTACGTCTCCCAg GTGGCGATTGGGCGACGGGAGGTACTGAATGTCTTTGGCAATGACTATGACACAGAGGATGGCACAG GCGTCCGGGATTACATCCACGTCGTGGATCTGGCCAAGGGCCACATTGCAGCCTTGAGGAAGCTGAAGGAGCAGTGTGGCTGCCGG ATCTACAACCTGGGCACGGGAACAGGCTATTCGGTGCTACAGATGGTCCAGGCCATGGAGAAGGCCTCCGGGAAGAAG GTGAAGATCTATGGCGCTGGCAGAAGCAGAATCCTTCAGGCTTTGGCACGCAGGCCTGAGACCCTGGCCTCCCACGaaccagaaaagggagaaaagcaaCTGCCTGCTCTCCAGCCTCTGGCAGGAACCCAGGGGCCCCAAAGGCTCCACTACCTCGGACCCCAGCTGGGCCCACTGAGCCCGCCGGGCACAAGGCCCAGGTCTCGAGTGACCAGGTATCGGGTCTGTGTGCCACAGGGGCCGGGAACCCATGTGGGCCACCAAGGCTGGGTGGCGTCAGCAGGGCCTTAA
- the LYPLA2 gene encoding acyl-protein thioesterase 2 yields MCGNTMSVPLLTDAATVSGAERETAAVIFLHGLGDTGHSWADALSTIRLPHVKYICPHAPRIPVTLNMKMVMPSWFDLMGLSPDAPEDEAGIKKAAENIKALIEHEMKNGIPANRIVLGGFSQGGALSLYTALTCPHPLAGIVALSCWLPLHRAFPQAANGSAKDLTILQCHGELDPMVPVRFGALTAEKLRSVVTPARVQFKTYPGVMHSSCPQEMAAVKEFLEKLLPPV; encoded by the exons ATGTGTGGTAACACCATGTCTGTGCCCCTGCTCACCGACGCTGCCACTGTGTCTGGAGCTGAGCGGGAAACAGCTGCG GTGATTTTTTTACATGGACTTGGAGACACAGG GCACAGCTGGGCTGACGCCCTCTCCACCATCCGGCTCCCTCATGTCAAGTACATCTGTCCCCATGC GCCTCGGATCCCTGTGACACTCAACATGAAGATGGTGATGCCCTCCTG GTTTGACCTGATGGGGCTGAGTCCAGATGCACCAGAAGACGAGGCTGGCATCAAGAAAGCAGCAGAGAACA tcaAAGCCTTGATTGAGCATGAGATGAAGAACGGGATCCCTGCCAATCGGATCGTCCTGGGAGGCTTTTCACAG ggtggAGCTCTGTCCCTCTACACAGCCCTcacctgcccccaccctctgGCTGGCATTGTGGCATTGAGCTGTTGGCTGCCTCTGCATCGGGCCTTCCCCCAG GCAGCCAATGGCAGTGCCAAGGACCTGACCATCCTTCAGTGCCACGGGGAGCTGGACCCCATGGTTCCTGTACGGTTTGGGGCCCTGACAGCCGAGAAGCTGCGGTCCGTTGTCACACCTGCCAGGGTCCAGTTCAAGACGTACCCAGGGGTCATGCACAGCTCGTGTCCCCAG GAGATGGCAGCTGTGAAGGAGTTTCTCGAGAAGCTGCTGCCTCCTGTCTAA
- the PITHD1 gene encoding PITH domain-containing protein 1 — translation MSHGHSHGGGGCRCAAEREEPPEQRGLAYGLYLRIDLERLQCLNESREGSGRGVFKPWEERTDRSKFVESDADEELLFNIPFTGNVKLKGIIIMGEDDDSHPSEMRLYKNIPQMSFDDTDREPDQTFSLNRDLTGELEYATKISRFSNVYHLSIHISKNFGADTTKVFYIGLRGEWTELRRHEVTICNYEASANPADHKVHQVTPQTHFIS, via the exons ATGTCGCACGGTCACAGCCACGGCGGGGGCGGCTGCCGCTGCGCCGCAGAACGGGAGGAGCCGCCCGAGCAGCGCGGCCTGGCCTACGGCCTGTACCTACGCATCGACCTGGAGCGGCTGCAGTGTCTCAACGAGAGCCGCGAGGGCAGCGGCCGCGGCGTCTTCAAGCCGTGGGAGGAGCGGACGGACCGCTCCAAG TTTGTTGAAAGTGATGCAGATGAAGAGCTTCTGTTTAATATTCC ATTTACAGGCAATGTCAAGCTAAAAGGCATCATTATAATGGGAGAAGATGATGACTCACACCCCTCTGAGATGAGACT GTACAAGAACATTCCACAGATGTCCTTTGATGATACAGACAGGGAGCCAGATCAGACCTTTAGTCTGAACCGTGATCTTACAGGGGAATTAGAGTATGCCACAAA AATTTCTCGTTTTTCAAATGTCTATCATCTCTCAATTCATATTTCAAAAAACTTCGGAGCCGATACCACAAAGGTCTTTTATATTGGCCTGAGAGGAGAATGGACTGAG CTTCGCCGACATGAGGTGACCATCTGCAATTATGAAGCATCAGCCAATCCAGCTGACCACAAGGTCCATCAGGTTACCCCACAGACACACTTTATTTCCTAA
- the ELOA gene encoding elongin-A, which translates to MHGGRSRSPRTRREPSSGEEAAPVTAMAAESALQVVEKLQARLATNADPKKLLKYLKKLSALPITVDILAETGVGKTVNSLRKHEHVGNFARDLVAQWKKLVPVERTTEPEEQNFEKSSSRKRPRDALREEAEIEGDYPESWKASSSQSYSPDNRQKKHRKLPELERPHKVSHSHGRRDERKRYHRASPVYSSDHESSDYGHVQSPPPSASPHHMSLDHYRSLEEDHEPFVPHQKPGKGHGNTFQDRLGVSQERHVGEAQGRESASQSKEHRSSHKERRPADAKGDEKASLSKEKSHKVVSKEENRRPTSGDSTKEKLPSGVRKEKEKEKEGSAKKKVLPPLEVASDNHLKKPKPRDSEKTRSDKNKQSLENSDVGKGAGDLLPKAKEKVSNNLKTQEGKVKPSHSDRKLVASFPKGEEADTDDEFEKPTMSFESYLSYDQPRKKKKKVVKTSTTTPGEKGLKKNDSKSTSKNLDSVQKLPKVNENKPEKLLPVGADSAKLKKVPSDVLPVLPDLPLPVIQANYRPLPSPELMSSFQPKRKALSSPQEEEEAGFTGRRMNSKMQVYSGSKCAYLPKMMTLHEQCIRVLKNNIDSIFEVGGVPYSVLEPVLERCTPDQLYRIEEYNHVLIEETDQLWKVHCHRDFKDERPEEYESWREMYLRLQDAREQRLRVLTKNIRSAHANKPKGRQAKMAFVNSVAKPPRDVRRRQEKFGTGGAAVPEKIRIKPAPYPTGSSRASFSSGSSNSFTASPEEPAYDGPSTSGAHPAPVISSTVSYDPRKPAVKKIAPMMAKTIKAFKNRFSRR; encoded by the exons CTTGCG GAGACTGGAGTTGGGAAAACGGTGAACAGCTTGCGAAAACATGAGCACGTCGGAAACTTTGCCAGGGACCTAGTGGCCCAGTGGAAGAAGCTGGTTCCTGTAGAACG aaCCACAGAGCCTGAGGAACAGAACTTTGAGAAGAGCAGTTCTCGGAAGCGCCCCAGGGATGCCctgagggaggaggcagagataGAGGGGGACTACCCGGAAAGCTGGAAAGCCTCCAGCAGCCAGTCGTATAGTCCTGATAATAGACAGAAAAAGCACAGAAAACTCCCAGAGCTCGAGCGGCCTCACAAAGTATCTCACAGTCATGGGAGGAGAGATGAAAGAAAGAGGTACCACAGAGCTTCTCCAGTTTACTCTTCAGACCATGAGTCTTCCGATTACGGCCATGTTCAGTCCCCTCCACCATCCGCCAGCCCTCATCACATGTCTTTGGACCATTacagatccctggaggaggaccatGAGCCCTTTGTTCCCCACCAGAAGCCTGGCAAAGGCCATGGTAACACCTTTCAGGACAGACTGGGGGTCAGTCAAGAACGACACGTGGGGGAAGCCCAGGGCAGAGAAAGCGCGAGTCAGAGCAAGGAGCACAGATCTTCCCATAAAGAAAGACGTCCGGCGGATGCCAAAGGAGACGAGAAGGCTTCTCTGAGCAAAGAAAAGTCACACAAGGTCGTCTCCAAAGAGGAAAACCGGAGGCCGACCTCTGGGGACAGCACAAAGGAGAAACTGCCCTCTGGtgtcaggaaagagaaagagaaggagaaggagggcagCGCCAAGAAGAAGGTCTTACCCCCCTTGGAGGTGGCTTCAGACAACCACCTTAAAAAGCCAAAACCTAGAGACTCCGAGAAAACCAGATCAGACAAAAACAAGCAGAGTCTAGAAAACTCGGACGTGGGCAAGGGGGCAGGAGACCTGTTGCCCAAGGCAAAAGAGAAGGTTTCTAACAACCTGAAGACTCAAGAAGGGAAAGTCAAACCTTCGCATTCAGACAGAAAGTTGGTGGCTTCCTTCCCTAAAGGTGAGGAGGCAGATACGGATGATGAATTTGAGAAGCCCACCATGTCTTTTGAGTCATACCTCAGCTATGACCAGCCccggaagaaaaagaaaaaggttgtAAAAACTTCAACCACGACTCCCGGAGaaaaaggacttaaaaaaaatgattcaaaaaGCACTAGTAAAAACTTGGACTCAGTTCAGAAATTACCTAAGGTGAATGAAAACAAGCCCGAGAAGCTTCTGCCAGTTGGAGCCGACTCAGCCAAGCTGAAAAAG GTCCCCAGCGATGTGCTGCCAGTATTACCTGACCTCCCATTACCTGTGATCCAGGCCAATTACCGTCCACTTCCTTCCCCTGAATTGATGTCATCCTTCCAACCAAAGCGAAAAG CACTCTCCTCAccccaggaagaggaagaagctgGATTCACCGGAAGGAGAATGAATTCCAAGATGCAGGTCTATTCCGGTTCCAAGTGTGCCTATCTGCCCAAAATGATGACCTTGCACGAGCAGTGCATCCGGGTGCTTAAAAACAACATTGACT CGATCTTTGAAGTGGGAGGCGTCCCATATTCTGTCCTTGAACCTGTTCTGGAGAGGTGTACACCTGATCAGTTGTATCGAATAGAAGAGTACAATCAC GTATTGATTGAAGAAACGGATCAATTATGGAAAGTTCACTGTCACCGAGACTTTAAGGATGAAAGGCCAGAAGAGTATGAGTCATGGCGGGAGATGTACCTGCGGCTTCAGGATGCGCGAGAGCAGCGGCTGCGAGTCCTCACAAAGAACATCCGGTCCGCACACGCCAATAAGCCCAAAG GCCGACAAGCAAAAATGGCCTTTGTCAACTCTGTGGCCAAGCCACCTCGTGATGTTCGAAGGAGGCAGGAGAAATTTGGAACAGGAGGAGCAGCTGTGCCTGAAAAAATTAG GATCAAGCCAGCGCCGTACCCCACAGGAAGCAGCCGGGCTTCgttcagcagtggcagcagcaacagctttACCGCCAGCCCCGAGGAGCCGGCCTACGACGGCCCGAGCACCAGTGGCGCCCACCCAGCCCCGGTGATCAGCAGCACTGTTTCCTATGATCCTAGGAAACCAGCCGTGAAGA AAATTGCCCCAATGATGGCCAAGACGATTAAAGCTTTCAAGAACAGGTTCTCCCGACGATAA